The sequence ATGTTGACCTGGACTCTTACTGGGACAATATGATGAAGGGAGGGATAAACGGTGATGTAAGCGCCCTGCAGGAATTTGTACAGTATTGCCGGAGCAAAAACTTCAAGCCTGGGATATATTGGGCGCCTTTTACCGACTGGGGAAAGCATGACAGAAAAGTGGAGGGTTCTACTTCCTGGAATTATCCGGCAACTTGGACCCGTCAAAACGGGAAGGCGATGGATGTGGACGGCGCTTTGGCCATGGACCCTACACATCCGGCTACCAGGGCGCGGATCGTAACCTACATCAACCGGTTTAAAGAATTGGGCTTTGAAATGATCAAAGTAGATTTCCTGGGTCATGCGGCTTTGGAAAGCGACCGGTTTTATGATCGGGCTGTAACCACCGGCATGCAGGCTTACAGAGCAGGGATGGAATTTTTAGACAGTGTGCTTGATAATAAGATGCTGGTGTATGCTGCCATTTCTCCTACCATGGCTACCGCCCGTTATGTACACATGCGCCGCATCGGCTGCGATGCTTTCAGTGCTATTGATAACACGGAATATACCCTCAACAGCACCGGTTATGGCTGGTGGCAAAGCAGTCTGTATGATTATATTGATGCAGACCATGTGGTGTTCAATAAAGAAACAGCAGGTGCCAACAGGGCCCGGCTGGCTTCGGCCCTCGTTACCGGTACGCTGATCACTGGTGATGACTTCGCAACAACAGGTGCGTGGAGCGAAGCGGCACAACGCCTGTTACAGAACAAGGATTTACTAAGTGTGGTGAAAGACGGCCATAGCTTCCGGCCATTGGAAGCCAATACCGGTAACAGTGGCGTGGTGCTATTTATAAAGACCATCAAAGGTGCAACTTATCTTGCTGTATTTAACTACGGTAATACAGGACACAAATACACGATTTCTCCTGCCAGACTTGGATTGAAAGGTTCACAATGGAAAGCAAAAGAGCTGTTTTCGCAGGTGTCGTCAACAATTACCGGCCATCTTGAGCTGCACATACCTGCTGCAGATGCAGTGATATACAAGATAATACGATGATTAAAGCTCCTTCTTTGGATCGTCCTGCAAGGGTGAAACCTTACACTCATTTGTCATTTCGAACCCTGCCATACGCTGCTGCACAGGCAGGAACTGTACAGGGTGAGAAATCTGTTATCGAAGCAAAGGAGCGGTTCAGACAATTTCCCCTAAAAATATTTTGGCCCACTGAAAATAAATCTATATTTGTAGTAGTATAGTATAGGATAGTACAGATGGGCAATAAAAATGCTGTCTGTGCGTATTTGGAAAACTAACATTGCTTTTTATGATTACAAGATTTGCTTGCCGTGCAGGGCGACCGATCGCTCATCCACGCAACCCCGTCCTTTTCATTCCCACTGCTTTATGCCTGATCTTCCTGTTGCTATCTGTCAGTTCCCGGGCGCAGGAACCTGCCGGCACTCCCTTATCGGGTGTGGTGGTAGATAGTGCCAGCGCGCTACCTCTTACCGGCGTATCGGTAGTGATCAAAGGAACGAAGCAGGGTACCAGTACCGATGCGAAGGGACACTTTTCATTGGACATTTCAGCCAACCAGGCCGTGCTGGAATTCTCTTTTGTAGGTTACAGGCCGAAAGAAGTGATTGCCAGCAAGGGACGCCCTGTAAGGGTAACGCTGGCGCTGAGCATTGACACCACCGGCGATGTGATCGTGGTGGCTTATGGCCGCCAGAAGAAACAAAGCATGGTGGCTTCTATTACGAGCATCAATCCCAAA comes from Paraflavitalea devenefica and encodes:
- a CDS encoding alpha-galactosidase, yielding MQLKHLTNRKPVTFMAGIILLCALPAFCMAGTTGGKDGIIAIPFGKKDTILYYMNSGTYTVLFSGKPVIREAAAVYGGNVTLESTVDAPRKYSVASINDAWGKGKLHSIEQIRNDMRMQQLFYVYPGKSFFFVQVKVYGKNVAANFISPIYLSEVIVEGAGDKRGLAVPFDNDMWVRYNARPLGKDGYISSEVTALYNNDNHQGLIIGSVEHTVWKSGIIVSGGSQPGLTAVGGFSDSVITHDKIPHGKVAINDTLCSSPKIMVGMFSDWRNGMEEYARANKLAERPVIARWKKATPMGWNSWGAIQNKINLDKAKRVVDFFSDSCKGFRNAEGFLYVDLDSYWDNMMKGGINGDVSALQEFVQYCRSKNFKPGIYWAPFTDWGKHDRKVEGSTSWNYPATWTRQNGKAMDVDGALAMDPTHPATRARIVTYINRFKELGFEMIKVDFLGHAALESDRFYDRAVTTGMQAYRAGMEFLDSVLDNKMLVYAAISPTMATARYVHMRRIGCDAFSAIDNTEYTLNSTGYGWWQSSLYDYIDADHVVFNKETAGANRARLASALVTGTLITGDDFATTGAWSEAAQRLLQNKDLLSVVKDGHSFRPLEANTGNSGVVLFIKTIKGATYLAVFNYGNTGHKYTISPARLGLKGSQWKAKELFSQVSSTITGHLELHIPAADAVIYKIIR